Proteins from a genomic interval of Kitasatospora herbaricolor:
- a CDS encoding HNH endonuclease: MRNTLVLNASYEPLTTVSLQRAVVLVLQDKAVVEQAHPLRTVRGTGVSVPVPRVIRLQRYVRVPFRQRAPWSRRGVLVRDQHLCAYCGRRATTVDHLQPKSRGGADSWLNTVAACAEDNQRKADRTPEQAGMRLLRKPFEPTPQATLMLALGLRGSDVRELAAWLPPAASMTAAA, from the coding sequence GTGCGCAACACGCTGGTGCTCAATGCGAGCTACGAGCCGCTGACGACTGTGTCGTTGCAGCGGGCGGTGGTTCTGGTGCTGCAGGACAAGGCCGTCGTCGAGCAGGCCCATCCCCTGCGCACGGTGCGCGGTACGGGCGTGAGCGTCCCGGTGCCGCGGGTGATCAGGCTGCAACGGTACGTCCGGGTGCCGTTCCGACAACGGGCCCCGTGGTCGCGGAGAGGGGTGCTGGTCCGGGACCAGCACCTGTGCGCCTACTGCGGGCGCCGGGCGACCACCGTCGACCACCTGCAGCCGAAGTCGCGCGGCGGGGCCGACAGCTGGTTGAACACCGTGGCCGCCTGCGCGGAGGACAACCAGCGCAAGGCCGACCGGACACCGGAGCAGGCGGGTATGCGGCTGCTCCGCAAGCCGTTCGAGCCGACGCCCCAGGCCACCCTGATGCTGGCGCTGGGTCTGCGCGGTTCGGACGTCCGGGAGCTGGCCGCATGGC